The DNA region CGATACGTGGACATATCGCGTTGAGGTAGGGCGAGTAATGCTTGAGGCGTATGCCTATCCAAGGTAGTGGTTGATGCCACCCTTCTTGTTCATAAGTACACACACCAATGGAGTCGATATTCTTCCAACGGACGACCCATCCGCCTTTGAAAAGGTGCTGCTGAAAATGCGAAGCGGTCAAGGTATAAGATACTTGGCTCTTTTTAATCATCATGATTGCAAAGCCGATGATGATGGCCATCAGCACCACAGAGAGCATCGCTTGCTTCCAGCCTGGTGCAATTAAAACCAGAAACAAGGTAATCAGCACCACAAGGAGCATGATCAGTTTGTTCACTGGGGAGTTGGATTTGAAATGTGAGTTAGTCAGATGCA from Vibrio hyugaensis includes:
- a CDS encoding DUF2982 domain-containing protein; translated protein: METLHLTNSHFKSNSPVNKLIMLLVVLITLFLVLIAPGWKQAMLSVVLMAIIIGFAIMMIKKSQVSYTLTASHFQQHLFKGGWVVRWKNIDSIGVCTYEQEGWHQPLPWIGIRLKHYSPYLNAICPRIATEILLGQRALLYLGARQNNCETKFEDMVLDPAPYINKDGMQFDGLQAMLANRMRYQRKFYGYDVFISASDLDREAEEFVGLARRYLAAAEPDA